A region from the Corticium candelabrum chromosome 14, ooCorCand1.1, whole genome shotgun sequence genome encodes:
- the LOC134190161 gene encoding LON peptidase N-terminal domain and RING finger protein 2-like isoform X1 — MMSASPVDEDDTLTSWLRSRRQSSSNLTELIERLLADITTAGANCFKIRQESTFSSPLHCSCGSILYEPVTQKDGSSQCKSCVDEQERRRKLTEEEGGGNWVAVNVLLAGIVRECCKDHVQSVEIRMRGDDALLAGENDEASKLYTMALTLARDDPITLIRRAEAQALQGLYSEALEDTSKALALSPKQWKSHHHKAEVLKALGRTEESLASFVACLVLREDVMLRQHVVVILDQYLSTDAENSVSDGSFQKLHRVFYLCSKELNPNSVLPSGSFQGSLALEDFDCVLCGRLLYKPVTTPCGHVFCRSCLNRSLDHRPSCPTCRGALSEYLASVLGRSECVTEAIERMIQQFFSDDYRTRDQLYRQELRQLAGPPLGHLPVEADIPVLVCGAAFPSVSCPLHIYEPCYRLMLRRCLESNSYQFGMCQPSEQSQLAPVGTMLRVRGVQFIADGRSMVDAVGGKRFKVLKYGMLDGYGRAVVRFFSDEKVQSGPELIALCTKVHEATKNWFTSLSTVIKDRITGCFGPLPQYNPTSDPQSKDDGPDWVWWACAALQGQFQAANVLALTSLKDRLQMLQHFVDEQANVMELCRPQ, encoded by the exons ATGATGTCAGCTTCGCCAGTTGACGAAGACGACACGCTTACCAGCTGGCTGCGATCGCGCCGACAGTCTTCATCAAACTTAACAGAACTTATAGAACGACTACTAGCAGACATCACAACAGCTGGAGCAAACTGCTTTAAAATTCGTCAAGAATCCACTTTCAGCAGTCCTCTCCATTGTTCATGTGGTAGCATTCTGTACGAACCAGTCACTCAGAAAGACGGCAGCAGTCAGTGCAAGTCGTGCGTCGACGAACAAGAAAGAAGAAGGAAATTGACTGAGGAAGAAGGCGGTGGGAATTGGGTTGCTGTTAATGTATTACTCGCTGGGATTGTACGAGAATGTTGCAAAGACCACGTTCAGTCTGTTGAAATTCGTATGAGAGGCGATGATGCTTTGCTGGCGGGAGAAAATGACGAAGCGAGCAAATTATACACAATGGCTTTGACCTTGG CTCGTGACGATCCTATTACTTTAATAAGGAGAGCAGAAGCACAGGCTTTGCAAGGACTTTACTCTGAGGCTTTGGAGGACACAAGCAAAGCACTGGCATTATCTCCCAAACAATGGAAG TCGCACCATCACAAAGCAGAGGTCCTTAAAGCTCTTGGAAGAACAGAAGAATCCCTGGCTTCTTTTGTGGCTTGTTTAGTGCTAAGGGAAGATGTAATGCTTCGACAGCATGTGGTAGTG ATACTTGACCAATATTTGTCCACTGATGCTGAGAACTCTGTATCTGATGGTTCATTTCAAAAGTTGCATAGAGTGTTTTATTTGTGTTCTAAAG AGCTGAACCCAAATTCTGTTTTACCATCTGGCAGTTTTCAAGGCAGTTTAGCTTTGGAGGattttgattgtgtgttgtgtggcaG GTTGTTGTACAAACCAGTTACTACTCCATGTGGTCATGTGTTCTGCAGATCATGCCTTAATCGCTCTCTAGATCATCGGCCCTCATGTCCTACGTGCAGAGGAGCACTTTCGGAG TATTTGGCATCTGTTCTTGGGAGGAGCGAA TGTGTAACAGAGGCAATAGAAAGAATGATTCAACAGTTTTTTTCAGATGATTACAGAACACGAGACCAGTTGTATAGACAGGAATTACGGCAACTTGCAGG GCCGCCACTGGGGCATCTACCTGTCGAGGCCGATATTCCGGTGCTTGTTTGTGGGGCAGCGTTTCCTTCTGTCTCTTGTCCTTTGCACATATATGAACCTTGTTACCGTCTTATGCTACGACGCTGCTTAGAATCAAATAGCTATCAGTTCGGAATGTGTCAACCATCTGAGCAATCACA GTTGGCACCAGTTGGCACTATGTTAAGAGTCCGAGGTGTACAATTTATAGCTGATGGGCGGTCGATGGTGGATGCAGTGGGTGGGAAACGATTCAAG GTTTTGAAGTATGGAATGTTGGACGGATACGGTCGAGCTGTCGTTCGGTTCTTTTCCGATGAGAAAGTTCAGTCTGGACCAGAATTGATAG CATTATGCACTAAGGTGCATGAGGCGACGAAGAACTGGTTCACATCTCTTAGCACAGTTATAAAA GATCGTATAACAGGCTGTTTCGGCCCACTCCCTCAATACAACCCGACCTCCGATCCTCAGTCCAAAGACGATGGTCCAGACTGGGTGTGGTGGGCTTGTGCTGCCTTACAAGGGCAATTCCAGGCTGCCAATGTTTTGGCATTGACTTCACTCAAAGATCGACTGCAGATGCTACAGCATTTCGTAGATGAGCAAGCCAACGTTATGGAACTATGTAGACCTCAGTAA
- the LOC134190161 gene encoding LON peptidase N-terminal domain and RING finger protein 2-like isoform X2, producing the protein MLCQRTRDDPITLIRRAEAQALQGLYSEALEDTSKALALSPKQWKSHHHKAEVLKALGRTEESLASFVACLVLREDVMLRQHVVVILDQYLSTDAENSVSDGSFQKLHRVFYLCSKELNPNSVLPSGSFQGSLALEDFDCVLCGRLLYKPVTTPCGHVFCRSCLNRSLDHRPSCPTCRGALSEYLASVLGRSECVTEAIERMIQQFFSDDYRTRDQLYRQELRQLAGPPLGHLPVEADIPVLVCGAAFPSVSCPLHIYEPCYRLMLRRCLESNSYQFGMCQPSEQSQLAPVGTMLRVRGVQFIADGRSMVDAVGGKRFKVLKYGMLDGYGRAVVRFFSDEKVQSGPELIALCTKVHEATKNWFTSLSTVIKDRITGCFGPLPQYNPTSDPQSKDDGPDWVWWACAALQGQFQAANVLALTSLKDRLQMLQHFVDEQANVMELCRPQ; encoded by the exons ATGCTTTGTCAACGGA CTCGTGACGATCCTATTACTTTAATAAGGAGAGCAGAAGCACAGGCTTTGCAAGGACTTTACTCTGAGGCTTTGGAGGACACAAGCAAAGCACTGGCATTATCTCCCAAACAATGGAAG TCGCACCATCACAAAGCAGAGGTCCTTAAAGCTCTTGGAAGAACAGAAGAATCCCTGGCTTCTTTTGTGGCTTGTTTAGTGCTAAGGGAAGATGTAATGCTTCGACAGCATGTGGTAGTG ATACTTGACCAATATTTGTCCACTGATGCTGAGAACTCTGTATCTGATGGTTCATTTCAAAAGTTGCATAGAGTGTTTTATTTGTGTTCTAAAG AGCTGAACCCAAATTCTGTTTTACCATCTGGCAGTTTTCAAGGCAGTTTAGCTTTGGAGGattttgattgtgtgttgtgtggcaG GTTGTTGTACAAACCAGTTACTACTCCATGTGGTCATGTGTTCTGCAGATCATGCCTTAATCGCTCTCTAGATCATCGGCCCTCATGTCCTACGTGCAGAGGAGCACTTTCGGAG TATTTGGCATCTGTTCTTGGGAGGAGCGAA TGTGTAACAGAGGCAATAGAAAGAATGATTCAACAGTTTTTTTCAGATGATTACAGAACACGAGACCAGTTGTATAGACAGGAATTACGGCAACTTGCAGG GCCGCCACTGGGGCATCTACCTGTCGAGGCCGATATTCCGGTGCTTGTTTGTGGGGCAGCGTTTCCTTCTGTCTCTTGTCCTTTGCACATATATGAACCTTGTTACCGTCTTATGCTACGACGCTGCTTAGAATCAAATAGCTATCAGTTCGGAATGTGTCAACCATCTGAGCAATCACA GTTGGCACCAGTTGGCACTATGTTAAGAGTCCGAGGTGTACAATTTATAGCTGATGGGCGGTCGATGGTGGATGCAGTGGGTGGGAAACGATTCAAG GTTTTGAAGTATGGAATGTTGGACGGATACGGTCGAGCTGTCGTTCGGTTCTTTTCCGATGAGAAAGTTCAGTCTGGACCAGAATTGATAG CATTATGCACTAAGGTGCATGAGGCGACGAAGAACTGGTTCACATCTCTTAGCACAGTTATAAAA GATCGTATAACAGGCTGTTTCGGCCCACTCCCTCAATACAACCCGACCTCCGATCCTCAGTCCAAAGACGATGGTCCAGACTGGGTGTGGTGGGCTTGTGCTGCCTTACAAGGGCAATTCCAGGCTGCCAATGTTTTGGCATTGACTTCACTCAAAGATCGACTGCAGATGCTACAGCATTTCGTAGATGAGCAAGCCAACGTTATGGAACTATGTAGACCTCAGTAA